The following is a genomic window from Gemmatimonadota bacterium.
GAGCCACCGCCCGAGGGCGCCGCGGAGCCGGGACATCAGTTGAGCGCGCCGCCGATGATGAGCGCGATCGACACGAAGATCGCGGCGATGAAGATGGCCACCGCCACGTTCCCCTTGCGCAGCTCCTCGGCGAAATTCACCTCCGGGGTGAGCTTGTCGATGGTCCGGTACGACACATACATCAGCACCACGCCGAGCGCGGCGTAGAGGAAATTCAGTCCGATGATGCTCCATTCCATCGTGCCTCCGGGGCGGGTGGTGCAGGGCGGGGGGCCGGCTCGCGTCCAATATGGCAACGGAACCGGCCGAGCGATATGCGCCTGACGTCCTGCCTCCTGCTGGCCCTGGCCGCCGCCCCGCTGGCGGCCCAGACCGCGCCCGACAGCGCCGCCCGGCCCATCGTGGCGGCGGGGGTGTTCCGCGCGGCGGCGCTGGTGGATTCCGTCTACCTCGACCGCCGGCGCGACAGCGCCACCATCGACGCCGGCGACTTCACCGCGTACCTCATGGCGCGGCTCGGGCTGCGGCTGATCCCCCCCGACTTCGGCTTCACCGTCACCGCCGACACCCTGCAGCTCCGCATCGGCGGGCGCATCGCCGACCTCCCCGCGGAGGCGCGCCAGGCGCTGGCGCAGCTGGTGTACCTGCTCCCGCCCGACAGCCGGCTCGAGGGCCAGGTCGAGCTGCTCCCCGCCGGCCGCGAGGCCGTGCGCTTCCACCTGCGGGGCGCGTCGGTGCGCGGCATCCCGGTGCCGGAGACCTTCCTGGCGCTCCTCATGGCCGACATCGGCCGGAAGTACCCCGCGCTCACCGACACCGGCCGCGACCTCTTCGTGCAGGTGCCCCCGGGCGCCGGCATGCGCCTGGTCGACGGCGGCGTAGCCCTGCGGGGACCGCCCTGACGGGTTGCGGAAGCCCGCGTTGGACCGCAACTTGGCCCACGGATGCCGCCAGTCATTCACCCGCCGCTCGAGGTTGATCCATGCTGCTCCTGCTCACCACGCTGCTCTCGGCCCAGCCCGCCGCCCTGCCCGCCGCCGCCGACACCGGCCGGACCATGAACGGCGTCACCATGCCCGCCACCATCGACGTCGGCGGCACCACCCTCTCCCTCAACGGGATGGCGCTGCGCAAGAAGTTCATCATCAAGGTGTACGTGGCGGGGCTCTACGTCGCGTCGGCCTCCCGCAGCGCCGACGAGATCCTCGGCGCCGACGCGCCGCGGCAGATGGTCATGCACTTCATCTCGGGGCACGGCACCAAGGACAAGGTCTGCGGGGCCTGGAATGACGGTCTCAAGGACAACACCCCGGGCGCCAGCGCGGAGCTCAAGCAGCAGTTCGTGGACCTGTGCGGGATGATGCAGGACCTCAAGAACGGCGAGAGCCTCACCATCACGTACCTCCCCGGCACCGGCACCACGATCAACATCGCCGGCACCGACAAGGGCACCGTGGCGGGCAAGGACTTCGCCGACGCGATCCTGCGCTGCTGGATCGGCCCCAAGCCCGGCCCCGGCGAGGGCTTCAAGAAGAACCTGCTCGGCCAGTCCTGAGCCGTGGCCGATCCGGAAGCGGAGCTCCGGGCCCTCTCGGGGGCCCGGCGCCGGGTGGCGCTGTGGCTCACGGCCACCATGGTCGTGATCTACTTCGGCTTCCTCGGCCTCATCGCCTGGCAGAAGCCGCTGCTCGGCACCCTCGTGCGCCCTGGCCTCTCGCTCGGCATCCTGCTCGGCGCGCTGGTGATCGTCTCCTGCTGGATCCTCACCTGGCTCTACGTCCGCTGGACCAACACCCGCTACGACCCCGAGATCGCCCGCCTCCGGCGCCTCCTCTGACGCCGGCACGGCCATGATCCTCCTCCAGCTCCCCCAGACCACGGTGGGCGCCCCGAGCCTGGTGGCCAAGGGGTTCTTCTTCCTCTTCCTCGCCACCACCCTCGGCATCACCTGGTGGGCCGCGCGGCGCACCCGCACCACCGAGCACTTCTACACCGCCGGCCGCACCATCACCGCGCGGCAGAACGGCATCGCCCTCGCCGGCGACTACATGAGCGCCGCCTCCTTCCTGGGCATCGCGGGGCTGGTGTCGCTCACCGGCTTCGACGGCCTCATCTACTCCACCGGCTGGCTGGTGGGGTGGCCGGTGGTGCTGTTCCTCATCGCCGAGCCGCTGCGGAACCTGGGCAAGTACACCTTCGCCGACGCCGTGACCGTCCGCTTCCGCCAGAAGCCGGTCCGCCTGGCCGCCGCGGTGGGCACGCTGGCCACCGTGACGCTCTACCTCATTGCCCAGATGGTCGGGGCGGGGGGCCTCATCCGGCTCCTGTTCGGGCTGTCGTACGAGACGGCGGTGGTGGTGGTGGGCGCGGCGATGATCGCCTACGTGCTCTTCGGCGGCATGCTCGCCACCACCTGGGTGCAGATCGTCAAGGCGGGGCTGCTGCTCTCGGGGGCGGCGCTGCTCGCCCTGCTGGTGCTGGCGCGGTTCGACTTCAACCCCGCCCGGCTCTTCGCGGAGGCGAGCGCGCGCTACGGCGCCGCGGTGCTCTCGCCGGGCAAGCTGGTGGCCAACCCGCTCGACGCCATCTCGCTCGGGATGGCGCTGATGTTCGGCACGGCGGGGCTGCCGCACATCCTGATGCGCTTCTACACCGTGCCCGACGCCCGGGCCGCGCGCGCCTCGGTGTTCTACGCCACCGGCATCATCGGCACCTTCTACCTGCTCACCTTCGTGCTCGGCTTCGGCGCCATGGTGCTGGTGGGACCCGACGCCATCAAGGCGGTGGACGCCGGCGGGAACATGGCCGCGCCGCTGCTGGCCGAGCTGCTGGGCGGCACCGCCTTCCTCGGGTTCATCGGGGCGGTGGCCTTCGCCACGATCCTGGCGGTGGTGGCCGGCCTCACGCTCTCCGGCGCGGCCGCGCTCTCCCACGACCTCTGGGTGAACGTGGTGAAGGGCGGCCAGGCCGACGCGCACGAGCAGCTGCGGGTGGCGCGCATCGCCACCCTGCTGCTGGGCCTCGTGGCGGTGGCGCTCGGCATCACCTTCAAGGGCCAGAACGTGGCCTTCATGGTGGGGCTGGCCTTTGCCATCGCGGCCAGCGGCAACTTCCCCGCGCTCATCCTCTCCATCTTCTGGCGCGGCGCCACCACCGCGGGCATCGTCACCGGCATGCTCACCGGCACCGGCGCCACGCTGCTGCTCATCGCCCTCTCGCCCACGGTGCAGGTGGACCTGCTGCACCACGACGCGGCCTGGTTCCCGCTCAAGAACCCCGCGCTGGTGACCATGCCGCTCGGCTTCCTGTCGGCGATCGTGGTCTCGCTTCTCTTCCCGGAACCGGCCGCGGCGGAGGCGCATGCCCGGGCGCAGCGCCGCGCCGCCCTGGGCCAGGCGGAGGAGCCGGCGGCGTGACGGCGCAGCTCCTCTTCTTCGCGTTCCTCGCCATCACCCTCGGCATCACCTGGTGGGCCGCCCGGAAGACCCGCACCGCCGACCACTTCTACGCCGCGGGCCGCAGCATCACCGCCCTGCAGAACGGCTTTGCGCTGGCCGGCGACTACATGAGCGCCTCCTCGTTCCTCGGCATCTCGGGGCTGGTGGCGCTCTCGGGCTTCGACGGCCTCATCTACGCCGCCGGCGGGCTGGTGGGGTGGCCCATCGTGCTGTTCCTGATCGCCGAGCCGCTGCGCAACCTGGGCAAGTACACCTTCGCCGACGTGCTCGCCGCGCGGCTCCGGCAGGTGCCGGTCCGGCTGGCGGCCGCGGTCGGCACCCTGGCCACGGTGAGCCTCTACCTGATCGCGCAGATGGTCGGGGCGGGGGGGCTCATCCGGCTCCTGTTCGGGCTGTCGTACGAGGCGGCGGTGGGCATCGTGGGCGTGGCGATGATCGCCTACGTGCTCTTCGGCGGGATGCTTGCCACCACCTGGGTGCAGATCGTCAAGGCGGCGCTGCTGCTGGCAGGGGCGATGCTGCTCACCGGGCTGGTGCTGGCGCAGGTCGGGTTCTCGCCGCTCGGCCTCTTTGCCGCGGCCGCCGCTCGGCAGGGCAACGCGGTGCTGGCGCCGGGCAAGCTCGTGGCCAACCCGGTGGACGCCGTCTCGCTCGGGCTCGCGCTCATGTTCGGCACGGCGGGGCTGCCGCACATCCTGATGCGCTTCTACACCGTCCCCGACGCCCGCGCCGCGCGGCGCAGCGTGTTCTTTGCCACCGGGCTCATCGGCGTCTTCTTCCTGCTCACCTTCGTGATCGGGTTCGGGGCCATGCTGCTGGTGGGGCCGGAGGCCATCCGCGCCGCCGATCCCGGCGGCAACATGGCGGCGCCGCTGCTGGCCGAGCGGCTGGGGGGCACCGGGCTGCTGGGGTTCGTGGGGGCGGTGGCGTTTGCGACCATCCTGGCGGTGGTGGCGGGGCTCACCCTCTCCGGCGCGGCGGCGCTCTCCCACGACCTCTGGGTGCACGTGGTGCGGCGCGGCGTGGCCGACCCGGCGGAGGAGCTCCGCGTGGCGCGGGTGGCCACCCTGGCGCTCGGCGTGCTGGCGGTGGTGTTAGGCATCACGTTCAAGGGCCAGAACGTGGCGTTCATGGTGGGGCTGGCCTTTGCCATCGCGGCCAGCGGCAACTTCCCGGCGCTGATGCTCACCCTCTTCTGGCGGGGCACCACCACGCGGGGCGCGGTGGCGGCGATGCTCACCGGCACCGGGGCCACGCTGCTGCTCATCTACCTCTCGCCCACCATCCAGGTGGACCTGCTGCACCGCGCCGCGGCGCCCTTCCCGCTCCGCAATCCCGCGATCGTCTCGCTGCCGCTCGGCTTCCTGGCGGGGGTGGTGGTGTCACGGCTGTGGCCGGAGCCGGCGGCGGCGGCGGCGTTCGAGGGGATGGAGCGGAGGGCGGCGGTGGGGACGGACCGGTAGGGAAGCTGGGCCGGACCTCCGTGGGAGACAGGGCCATGCTGGCGCGCCGGACTGTCTCATGAGACACTGGGACTGTCTCACTGAGACAGTGCCAGGTGCGGCCATGGTGAGGCAACCTGTTCTCCCACAACTGCTTGTAATCTCATTCCGCGTGGCACACCGCGTGAAAGAATAGGGAGGCATCCCGACCCCGGAGCCTCCCCGTGCACTTCCGCCTGCCTTGGCCGCCCCACCACTCCGTTCTTGCCGCCATCCTCACACTCCTTGCCGCCCTGCCCGTCGCGGCCCGGGGGCAGATCCAGGCCCCGCTCGCCGGGGGCGGCGGCAGCGACATCGTGGTCACGCCCGATGGTGGAACGGCCTCGGTGCCGACGGGCGCCACCGGTCAGACGGTGGTGTTCACGGTTAAGAACGTCGGCCTGTCGGTCCTGTCGGAGTCGTTCGCCTGCACCAGCACCGGGACGATCACATGTACCGGGCTGAGTCTCAACTCCTACAGCTTCGACCCCGACGATCAGATCTCGGTGACCGCGACCTTCTCCACCGGCACCGGCGGGCCAGGGACCCTGACACTGGGCGCCTGGGGCGACGCCAGCGACCAGGGCTGGTACAACATCACGGTGACCGGCCCAGCCCTCCCGATCATCAGCCTTGCGCCACACAACGCCACCAATCGCGACGTGTCCAGGTGCGTGGCCGCGTGCTTCGACGGCACGTACGCGCACTCCGCGCCGGCGTACTACTCGCTCGGGCAGGCGCGCGGCATCACCCTGATCTACAACAGCCAAACCCACAAGCCGGCGCCCGTGATCCTGGCGGATGTCAGCCTCCCGGCCGGCGGGACCGTCCCGACGACCTACAGCGTCCAGGTCCGCCGACCCGGGGCAGGTACCTGGCTCACGCTCCTGAATGGGGCGACGATCGCGTACTTCACGCCGCATGCCTCCGGGACCACGCGCCTGGCCGTGGCCTTCGATGCCGCCACGCACCAGATGGACTCCACGGACATCGTGCCGCTCGAGATGCAGGTCATGGCGAACTACTCGGGCAGTTCCCTGGGAGCGACAACGCCGGTGAACGTCCTCACCCATTCCCGACGCAAGAGCCTCTTCGGGGCAGGAGTCGGGTTGGCCGGCTACCAGCGTCTCTACCGGACTACCGCCGGCGACATCCTCGTCACGGACGGCGACGGGTCGGTCGCCTTCTACGACAGCACCGCGGCCGGCTACCTTCGGCCAGCCGGCGCCCCCGGGATACGCCTAGAGATCAAGCCCGGCAATCCGGCGGCATCGCGGTACGTGCGGACCTATCTCGACGGAACCTCCCTCGAGTTCAACGATAAGGGCTTCCTGACCCGTGCGGTTGATCGATTCGGGAATGCCACGGTGTTCGGCTACCATGCCGCACCGCTCGATACCCTCCTGGCCACGATCACCGACCCGATGGGCAAGGTGCTGCAGCTCTGTTACAACGCCGGCTGCACGGCCGCTGCTGCCAAGCTGCAGAAGGTCAAGGTCCTTCCCGGCGCAGGCGAGCGGGTGGTCAGCTACGCCTACGCCGGCGACACCCTGGTCCAGATCCAGGATCCCGACAGTTTCACCCAGATGCTGGGCTACGGGTCCAACGGCCTGCTGGCCTCGATCACCGATCGCGCGGGGTCGGTGACCCGCCTGTTCTACGATGGCATGCGCAAGCTCGACAGCATCCGCGCGCCGAGCGTCGCCCTCTTCGACGGCACGAGCGGCCAGCCGAAGGTGACGTACACCCCCGCGGAGCGTACGGCCTGGCGGCCCGACGTCAGCGGATCCACCAGCAACGCCCCCAAGCCGGGGGCGCCCGCGGACACCGCGCTCAAGTCCACCATCGCGGACCCCGCCGGCGCCATCACCCGGTACAGCCAGGACCGGTTCGGCGCCCCGACCAAGGTCACCGACCCCTTCAACAACTCCACCCTGCTGACCCGGGACAGCGATGGACGCGTCACCCGGATCGATGAGTCGAACGGGCACTACGTGACCTTCAGCTACAACGCCCAGGGACAGCTGACCTACTCCGGGGACGGACCGGGCGGGACGAGTACGACGCTGCACTACGTGGATACGCTCCGCGCGGACGTCTCGTATGTCGAGGGCGACCTGGTCCGGACCGACTATCACTACTACGGGGCGGGCGACCCCGGCGGGCCGGCCGGCGCCCTCAAGGACGTCTACGTCGGCGTGACGGCGGCCTGGCCTGCCACCGGCGGCGGCCAGCTCGTGAGCACCTATAAGGCGGACCCCCTTGGCCGCGATACCGCGGCCATCGATCCGCTGGGCCACACGACGCGATTCTTCTACGATCCGACCTGGGGCCATTCGCTCCGGGTCCGGGACCCATCGGGGATCGAGAGCAGGGTCACCTACGATGCCGCCGGCCGGCCCGACAGCAGCTTCAGCCCCCTGACCCTCTTCACCAAGACCTTCTACGGGCCGATGAACCAGGTGCTGAGCCAATGGGTCGGCGCCACGGGCTACCACTACGGCTACACCTACGACCCGGCGACGCTGCAGTTGACCCGCGTGGAGACGCCGCGCCGCCTGGGCGGGGCGGGGCCCATCGTCCACAAGTTCTCCTACAACGCGCTGGGGAGCCTGATCGCCCGCCACGACGCGGCGGACACCACCAAGGCCGACACCCTCAAGTACGACCTCGCCGGGAACCTGCGGAAGGTCAGGACCCGCCGCGGCGACGTGATCGACATGAGTTACGACAAGGCGGGCCGGCTGCTCTCCCGCGCCGGCCCCGGCATGCCGACGGACTACTTTGCCTTTGACACGGTCGCGGGCCGCTGGAACGTGGCGTGGAACAGCGTGGCGCGGGACAGCGTCCACCTGGACAGCCGTGGCCGCCTCGACTTCTGGCGCCAGACCCTGAACGGCCGGACCTATTCGGGCACGATCACCTACGACGCCAAGGACCGCCCCATTCGCCGGGTCGTGAAGCCGAGCAGCCCGGCCGCGGACTCCTCGGTGGTCGAGTTCGTCTACGCCACGACGACCGGGGTCCGGGATTCGCTGTGCGTCTTCGCCAATCCGAGGCGCTGCGTCACCTTCAAGTCGCGGAGCGACTTCACGGTGGACACCCTGGTGTTCAATCGTGGCACCGCGAACGCCTGGCGCCTCCTCCAGGCACAGGATGCCAGTCACCGGATCACCAGTCAGACCTTCACCGGCGGGACCAATCTGGCCGCGCTCGAGCTGCCGATCCTCACCTACGACTCGCTCAGCCGGAACCGGACCCGCACCTCGCCCAAGGGCGGCAGCTACACCCGGCGCCTGTTCCGCTACGACCCCCTAGGCCGCCTCACCAACGCCTGTGACTCCACGGGGAGCCAGTGTCAAAACGTGATCAATGGCACGACCGACTCCGCCTGGACCTACGATTCAGCCGGGAACCGCGGCCAGCTCGGCACCACGACGACCTACGGTGACGGCAATCGCCTGACGGCGTTCGGGACCACGAACATCAGCTACGATGCCATCGGGGGCGTGGTCTGCCGGATCGTGGGCTCGTGTCCCGCCGGCACGGGGGTGGGATACAAGTACTCCTGGGACGCGCTGGGCCGGCTCCGGGGCATCCGGAACGGCTCGACAGGAGCCCTCGTGGACAGCATGTTCTATGATGCACTCGGGCGCCGGGTGCGGAAGCAGATGGCCGCCGCGGACGAATACTACGTGTACGAGGGCGACCAGGTCATCTTCGACCTCAACGCCGCGGGCACCGTGCTGCGCGAGTACGCCTGGTACCCCGGCGGGGTGGACCGGCTCCTGGCCATGCGGACCACGACCCCGGTCAGTGATACCCTGGCGGCGATCCTCGACCCGATCAACGGCACCGTGCGCGGCCTGGCCCGGCTCCGGACCGGCGCCAAGGTGAAGGAGTACGCCGAGGCGCCCTGGGGCGACGCGGTGGCCGATACCGGCCTCGTGGTCCGCTATCACTTCGCCGGACGGGAGTACGACAGCGAGAGCGGGCTTTACTACATGCGGGCGCGGTACTACGACCCGGCGCTGGGGCGATGGATCAGCGAGGACCCGATCGGGATCGCGGGGGGGCTGAATGGGTACGCGTATGCGGGGAATGATCCGGTAAACGGCAGGGATCCTTCGGGGCTCAAGCTGGTTTGTACGACGGTGGAGCTGGATGGCTACGGCGGGGGGCGTCGAGAGTGCAGGGACGTCTGGGGGCCCTTGGATTGGCTTGACCCGGGCGAGCAGTGTGCGATGGACACCTTCCACGACCCGGAATGCAGCGGCTACCCCGATCAGGATGTGCTGGACTACTACAGTGGATTGGGAGGGGGAGAGGGACCCGGGGCCGGCAAAGGTGCTGGGCCTTGCGACGCGGTGTCACACAATCCGGCCGTTTTCGCGGCGCTGAATTCAGCCTGGCAATCGACCTTCAAGTCCGGAGCTGAGGAGGGAGGGGCACTATTCGGCCACGGACTGGGGCTTACCGGATTCACTGGCTGGACTAGTAGTGGCTTGAGAAGTCAGCTCAAGATCCAAACTCCGTTTCCGGTTGGCGTATTTGCGCTGTTCCATTCTCACCCAAACGCCGGAAGGAGTGGACCACGATCCGTGTGGCTTCAAGCGCCAAGCCCTAGGGACACCGCTCTCGCGGACAGTCTCCGGCTACAGATCTTCGTTGTCTCGAGGGACTCATTCTTCACCTACCGCCCAGGCATGGGGACAACTGGATGCCATCGATGAGACACACGGCCCTGAACATGGACTTCACCCTGGCGAAGCCAATTCGCCGACTTGCCTGGCTGGCATGTTTCGCGCACCTCGGTTGCTCCGGGCGCCCGCCAGACTCAGCACCGATTGACGCAGCTGTGTCGCCATCGCCTGACAGCTCTGCACTGGTGGCAGTCGCGATGGACTCGTTCTTTGCAGCGCTACACGAAGCGCCGCGAGGCCGGCAATTGAAGGTTGTCAGCTTCAAGCGCGACGCTGGCGGATTCCACCTGCAACTGGAGGTGGCCACCAATGAGCCCACATTTGGGGGCGGGGGAATGGTGCACTTCGACAAGCGCGGTCGTTTCTTGTCGATCGAATTGCATCAGTAGGTGGTGCGCGTGACCAGCGCAACCATGCCGGTTCGCTGCCACGTCCAGTGGGCACCTGGCCAGGCAGCATCGCAGGACTGGATCTTCTCCTCGTGGCCTGCTTTCCCCTTTCTGGTGGGGGCGGACTAGGATCCATCCCGAACTCCCATCCTCGACCCGATCACCGGCACCGTGCGCGGCCTGGCCCGGTTCCGCACCGGGGCCAAGGTCAAGGAATTTGCCGAGGCGCCCTGGGGCGACGCGGTGGCCGATACCGGCCTCGTGGTCCGGTATCACTTCGCCGGGCGGGAGTACGACAGCGAGAGCGGGCTCTACTACATGCGGGCACGGTACTACGACCCCGCCCTGGGGCGGTGGATCAGCGAGGATCCGATCGGGATCGCGGGCGGGCTGAATGTGTACGCGTATGCGGGGAATGATCCGGTGAACCTGACCGACCCATCGGGCCTGGACCCGGACTGCAAGCCGATTGATGTCCCACCGGGGCCGGGGCAGATCCCGGGGATTGGCCAGCAGTGCAAGCGGCCATGGAACCCATTCGGGCCGGGTGGGCCGTTGGAGTGGCTGGATCCCAGCAACGAGTGCGGGATGGACGTCTTCCACGACCCGGAATGCAGCGGCTACCCCGATCAGGATGTGCTGGACTACTACAGCGGATTGGGGGGTGCGGAGGGGGATGGAGGGCAATCGGCATCCGGCGACCCGAGTTGCTATGAAAGGAACAAGTTCTCAGCCTTGTTTGGGGATGGCATGGTCGGCAAGACGGTCGAGTTCATCGAAACGGGGAGTGCCTTAGTGACATTCGCAGATGTTGGTGCGAGCATCTTCAAGGCCGGGCGAGCCGGGACTCAAGGATCGAGTGGCGTCCCAGCTAGCGCGTTCAATTGGGCGGCCCGCCAGGGCGCGGACAGGTTGCGCCTAAGGTATGGTAGGAGGATAGCTGCTGCAGCTCAAGGCTATCTTGTTGGCATCGGCGATATCCTCTCACCGACAGCTTGGGTGATAGCTGTAGGGACAGGTGTCTACAACACTTCGATTTCCATCGAGTGTCGGGTCGGGTGGATCCAGTAGCGGGGGGACTACAATATGGCTTCGAAGCAGTGGCACCAGGCGGTCAACCGCAGGCTTGGCGCTCGGGAGGTCCTGGATACCGAGCGTGCCTATGCGGAGTTCTGGTCCCCGCTCGGATTGTCCTTGGAGGGAACGCAGGAAGCCCTCTGGGTCTTTGAGGTGGAGTACGGGATACCCATGGGAGGGCTTCGGCCGACCGACCCGCTCCGTGCATTCTTCGAGCCGCCTTCGGACCGGGGGGTTCTAACCAGGTGGTTGAGCGAATTCTGGTCTGGCGACAGGTCCGACGCGGTGATGGAGCACTTGGCACGCAGGCGCAAGGCCACCGGGATTGCTCTTTCGCATGAAGCTCCTTTGACGCTCGGGGACTATGCCCTGGCATGGAACGGGGCACGCCGGGGCGAGGTGCAAGCCGACTAGCCAGCTACTCCACAGGCCCCCCAAGGCCTGGTGCGGAGAGCAGCGCCGTGGCGCCCGGCAAGGCCGGGGCCTTCACGCGCCCAATGCCGCAGGTACACTGGAGCAATCGAACGAGGGCCGCCCATTGACCGTCGTTGCTCAAGCGAATGGCCGCGGGTGCCGCGGTCTTCGCGATGAATGCGACCGGCTGGACCATCCTGGCGCTGCTGACCCGCCCCCGTGACGAAGTCGCGCTTGGCGTGGAAAGGATGCCGCCTTCGGTGCTGGCGGCGCTCTCGCCGGCCTCATGTTCTTCGTGGTCGCGGCGGAATCGTGACCACACCACAGCGGCGGGATTCCGATGTCTGACGAGCCTCGTGCGCGCCAGGACCGCTGGCTGACGCACCCGGCACTGATCTTCGGATCCATCCTGGGCATCGGATTGGCCGTACGGTCCGCCCGGAGGGCAGCCGGCAATTCGATGGCCGGCGAGGGCTTTGCACGCGAGCTGCTGATTCACCTCTGCATCTTCCTCCCGCTTGGCCTGGTGGCAGGCCGCATCTGGTACCGGCTGATGGTCGGAGCTGGCTTCGGACATCGGGAGGAGGACGAGCAGAAGTAGGGACCCCACAGGACCCAGGGCGGGCGCCCGGTGAGCCGGACCTGCGGGATCAGAGGCGCAGCAAGTCTCCTACGGAAGGCACTCTTCGGCTGGCTAGGCAGCAAGTACCTGGGCGAAATGCGCCGCCGGCGCACCCGCAACAGCGGGGCGGACACCGAGTAGGTCGGCGCCACCTTCCGGGGCCCGGTGATCAAGGCCTGCAGCCCGGACCGGCCGGACAGCCTCAGAACCACTCCCCCAGCCGCACGAACATCCCGTTGCGGCTGTCGCGGGTGATGCCGTACTCCACCCGGATCTGGCCGATCGGCGTGGCGGCGCCGACGCCGATGCGTCCGCCGGTCTGCCACCGGCCGCGGGGCACCGCCGGCCCGCCCGTGGCCACCTGCCCCGACACCGCCGTGACCCGCGCCGAGATCGGCCCGAAGAGCGGCCGCTCCACCAGCAGCTCCAGCGACAGCTCGCGATCGCCCCGCAGCTCCCCGACGTTGAGCCCCGGGAAGCCGTCCACGCCCCCCAGCGGGAAGGTGCGCTGCAGCGGCAGGTCGCGGCCCCACCCGAAGCG
Proteins encoded in this region:
- the actP gene encoding cation/acetate symporter ActP — its product is MILLQLPQTTVGAPSLVAKGFFFLFLATTLGITWWAARRTRTTEHFYTAGRTITARQNGIALAGDYMSAASFLGIAGLVSLTGFDGLIYSTGWLVGWPVVLFLIAEPLRNLGKYTFADAVTVRFRQKPVRLAAAVGTLATVTLYLIAQMVGAGGLIRLLFGLSYETAVVVVGAAMIAYVLFGGMLATTWVQIVKAGLLLSGAALLALLVLARFDFNPARLFAEASARYGAAVLSPGKLVANPLDAISLGMALMFGTAGLPHILMRFYTVPDARAARASVFYATGIIGTFYLLTFVLGFGAMVLVGPDAIKAVDAGGNMAAPLLAELLGGTAFLGFIGAVAFATILAVVAGLTLSGAAALSHDLWVNVVKGGQADAHEQLRVARIATLLLGLVAVALGITFKGQNVAFMVGLAFAIAASGNFPALILSIFWRGATTAGIVTGMLTGTGATLLLIALSPTVQVDLLHHDAAWFPLKNPALVTMPLGFLSAIVVSLLFPEPAAAEAHARAQRRAALGQAEEPAA
- a CDS encoding DUF485 domain-containing protein, whose protein sequence is MADPEAELRALSGARRRVALWLTATMVVIYFGFLGLIAWQKPLLGTLVRPGLSLGILLGALVIVSCWILTWLYVRWTNTRYDPEIARLRRLL
- a CDS encoding chalcone isomerase family protein produces the protein MLLLLTTLLSAQPAALPAAADTGRTMNGVTMPATIDVGGTTLSLNGMALRKKFIIKVYVAGLYVASASRSADEILGADAPRQMVMHFISGHGTKDKVCGAWNDGLKDNTPGASAELKQQFVDLCGMMQDLKNGESLTITYLPGTGTTINIAGTDKGTVAGKDFADAILRCWIGPKPGPGEGFKKNLLGQS
- the actP gene encoding cation/acetate symporter ActP, with protein sequence MTAQLLFFAFLAITLGITWWAARKTRTADHFYAAGRSITALQNGFALAGDYMSASSFLGISGLVALSGFDGLIYAAGGLVGWPIVLFLIAEPLRNLGKYTFADVLAARLRQVPVRLAAAVGTLATVSLYLIAQMVGAGGLIRLLFGLSYEAAVGIVGVAMIAYVLFGGMLATTWVQIVKAALLLAGAMLLTGLVLAQVGFSPLGLFAAAAARQGNAVLAPGKLVANPVDAVSLGLALMFGTAGLPHILMRFYTVPDARAARRSVFFATGLIGVFFLLTFVIGFGAMLLVGPEAIRAADPGGNMAAPLLAERLGGTGLLGFVGAVAFATILAVVAGLTLSGAAALSHDLWVHVVRRGVADPAEELRVARVATLALGVLAVVLGITFKGQNVAFMVGLAFAIAASGNFPALMLTLFWRGTTTRGAVAAMLTGTGATLLLIYLSPTIQVDLLHRAAAPFPLRNPAIVSLPLGFLAGVVVSRLWPEPAAAAAFEGMERRAAVGTDR
- a CDS encoding RHS repeat-associated core domain-containing protein — encoded protein: MHFRLPWPPHHSVLAAILTLLAALPVAARGQIQAPLAGGGGSDIVVTPDGGTASVPTGATGQTVVFTVKNVGLSVLSESFACTSTGTITCTGLSLNSYSFDPDDQISVTATFSTGTGGPGTLTLGAWGDASDQGWYNITVTGPALPIISLAPHNATNRDVSRCVAACFDGTYAHSAPAYYSLGQARGITLIYNSQTHKPAPVILADVSLPAGGTVPTTYSVQVRRPGAGTWLTLLNGATIAYFTPHASGTTRLAVAFDAATHQMDSTDIVPLEMQVMANYSGSSLGATTPVNVLTHSRRKSLFGAGVGLAGYQRLYRTTAGDILVTDGDGSVAFYDSTAAGYLRPAGAPGIRLEIKPGNPAASRYVRTYLDGTSLEFNDKGFLTRAVDRFGNATVFGYHAAPLDTLLATITDPMGKVLQLCYNAGCTAAAAKLQKVKVLPGAGERVVSYAYAGDTLVQIQDPDSFTQMLGYGSNGLLASITDRAGSVTRLFYDGMRKLDSIRAPSVALFDGTSGQPKVTYTPAERTAWRPDVSGSTSNAPKPGAPADTALKSTIADPAGAITRYSQDRFGAPTKVTDPFNNSTLLTRDSDGRVTRIDESNGHYVTFSYNAQGQLTYSGDGPGGTSTTLHYVDTLRADVSYVEGDLVRTDYHYYGAGDPGGPAGALKDVYVGVTAAWPATGGGQLVSTYKADPLGRDTAAIDPLGHTTRFFYDPTWGHSLRVRDPSGIESRVTYDAAGRPDSSFSPLTLFTKTFYGPMNQVLSQWVGATGYHYGYTYDPATLQLTRVETPRRLGGAGPIVHKFSYNALGSLIARHDAADTTKADTLKYDLAGNLRKVRTRRGDVIDMSYDKAGRLLSRAGPGMPTDYFAFDTVAGRWNVAWNSVARDSVHLDSRGRLDFWRQTLNGRTYSGTITYDAKDRPIRRVVKPSSPAADSSVVEFVYATTTGVRDSLCVFANPRRCVTFKSRSDFTVDTLVFNRGTANAWRLLQAQDASHRITSQTFTGGTNLAALELPILTYDSLSRNRTRTSPKGGSYTRRLFRYDPLGRLTNACDSTGSQCQNVINGTTDSAWTYDSAGNRGQLGTTTTYGDGNRLTAFGTTNISYDAIGGVVCRIVGSCPAGTGVGYKYSWDALGRLRGIRNGSTGALVDSMFYDALGRRVRKQMAAADEYYVYEGDQVIFDLNAAGTVLREYAWYPGGVDRLLAMRTTTPVSDTLAAILDPINGTVRGLARLRTGAKVKEYAEAPWGDAVADTGLVVRYHFAGREYDSESGLYYMRARYYDPALGRWISEDPIGIAGGLNGYAYAGNDPVNGRDPSGLKLVCTTVELDGYGGGRRECRDVWGPLDWLDPGEQCAMDTFHDPECSGYPDQDVLDYYSGLGGGEGPGAGKGAGPCDAVSHNPAVFAALNSAWQSTFKSGAEEGGALFGHGLGLTGFTGWTSSGLRSQLKIQTPFPVGVFALFHSHPNAGRSGPRSVWLQAPSPRDTALADSLRLQIFVVSRDSFFTYRPGMGTTGCHR
- a CDS encoding DUF350 domain-containing protein, with translation MEWSIIGLNFLYAALGVVLMYVSYRTIDKLTPEVNFAEELRKGNVAVAIFIAAIFVSIALIIGGALN